In a genomic window of Prochlorococcus marinus subsp. marinus str. CCMP1375:
- the rsmI gene encoding 16S rRNA (cytidine(1402)-2'-O)-methyltransferase, with amino-acid sequence MDLDKEDISKKTFEPNSGVLYVIGTPIGNLGDLSPRAKHLLSNVSVIACEDTRHSGQLLKKFKIKGKLVSFHKHNTKLRIPKLIKELDAGESLGLISDAGLPGISDPGEELVLATRQAGHDVICIPGPCAAITALVSSGLPSQRFCFEGFLPYKQKDRSLILQSIAKEKRTTIIYESPHRLLKLLKELYDLCGTNRPLQVARELTKKYEEQIGPTLGNALEHFTNNQPKGEFTLVLGGKPNSEELKKKNNVELQEEMKRLLDKGLSLKNASRELAKKTGYSKNFLYSLIPQKIKKNDDSQTRTAK; translated from the coding sequence ATGGATCTAGACAAAGAAGACATTTCAAAAAAAACTTTTGAGCCAAATTCTGGCGTCTTATATGTAATAGGGACACCAATAGGAAACCTTGGAGATCTTTCACCAAGAGCAAAGCATCTTCTATCAAACGTATCAGTTATCGCATGCGAAGACACTCGACATAGCGGACAACTTCTCAAAAAATTTAAAATTAAAGGAAAGCTTGTAAGTTTTCATAAGCACAATACCAAGTTAAGAATTCCAAAACTCATTAAAGAATTGGATGCTGGAGAAAGTCTTGGATTAATAAGTGATGCAGGGCTCCCAGGGATTAGCGATCCTGGAGAAGAGCTTGTTTTAGCAACAAGGCAAGCTGGACATGACGTCATTTGCATCCCAGGTCCATGTGCAGCGATTACAGCACTAGTAAGCAGCGGGCTACCTTCTCAGAGATTTTGTTTTGAAGGCTTTCTGCCATACAAACAAAAAGACAGGTCATTAATTCTTCAGAGTATTGCCAAAGAAAAAAGGACCACAATAATTTATGAATCCCCTCACAGACTATTAAAACTCTTAAAGGAATTATATGATCTCTGCGGAACAAACAGGCCATTGCAAGTTGCTCGAGAGCTTACAAAAAAGTATGAAGAGCAAATTGGGCCAACACTTGGGAATGCCCTAGAACATTTCACCAATAACCAACCTAAAGGAGAATTTACTCTTGTTTTAGGAGGAAAGCCAAATAGCGAGGAGCTGAAAAAGAAAAACAATGTCGAATTACAAGAAGAAATGAAAAGACTTTTAGACAAAGGGTTAAGCTTAAAAAATGCTTCTCGGGAATTGGCAAAGAAAACTGGCTACTCAAAAAATTTCCTTTATTCATTAATTCCTCAAAAAATAAAAAAAAATGATGATTCTCAAACCCGAACAGCAAAATGA